The Daphnia carinata strain CSIRO-1 chromosome 2, CSIRO_AGI_Dcar_HiC_V3, whole genome shotgun sequence genome has a segment encoding these proteins:
- the LOC130686613 gene encoding uncharacterized protein LOC130686613: MIKSSSSGSCNSSRSESSGMLKHLSTRQPTDHLRTPSNGLSESGQSDRLEPPPRRLLTNNNVMAPHPSHQHHLANGYTSPGRYSTAGSGSTKQQPQLHNISMHNTSKHSLSPTASNISPGTGANHTKTTLTSNLDHSRDESLPFNFSNGPLSSSIFITDRSLPIGDHTFLSNGGGGLNKGVTANGGMHIRRGSPLPTSVTKLAAATRQVSASVIGVREMLTSLGLLCLLSLMMALLGLIFLLKMSPPPDAIHFVDQVRIVSPDEAASVYEVSLALCSLAMTLDVCCCLVCATQLLFAARLITASTCSSSNSSRDRIKKFLRDSAVTRICAVAGFFVSIPVFLTDIVLYTILQFPSTPAITTSIVISVGIVLCGCAMLHNIVVWQRYKGSSTMLPDLSGIEKHPDAPNGRIMSPAQMPTATLDLSAALNGNANLSSHMLELSTLV, from the exons TAGCTCGTCCGGTAGTTGTAATAGTAGTAGGAGCGAATCATCCGGCATGTTGAAACACCTAAGTACACGTCAGCCAACCGATCATTTGCGTACTCCATCCAACGGACTTTCAGAATCGGGCCAGTCGGATCGACTCGAACCGCCTCCTCGCCGCCTCCTTACAAACAACAACGTCATGGCTCCTCATCCATCGCATCAGCATCATTTGGCTAACGGCTACACTTCGCCAGGACGTTACTCCACGGCCGGATCGGGCAGCACCAAACAACAGCCGCAATTGCACAACATCTCCATGCACAACACGTCCAAGCATTCGCTGAGTCCGACGGCGAGCAACATCAGTCCTGGAACGGGCGCTAATCATACAAAGACAACGTTAACCAGCAATCTGGATCATTCGAGGGACGAGTCTTTACCTTTCAATTTCAGCAACGGCCCGCTGTCCTCTTCCATTTTCATCACGGATCGCTCGCTCCCGATTGGAGACCACACTTTCCTGTCCAATGG TGGAGGAGGGTTAAATAAAGGCGTTACGGCCAACGGTGGAATGCACATCCGGCGCGGAAGTCCTCTGCCGACGTCCGTTACGAAGCTGGCAGCTGCAACGCGTCAGGTTTCCGCCAGCGTCATCGGAGTGCGCGAGATGTTGACTTCGCTCGGCCTTTTGTGTCTCCTGTCCCTGATGATGGCTCTTTTGGGCCTCATCTTCTTGCTCAAAATGAGTCCGCCGCCAGACGCCATCCATTTCGTCGACCAGGTGCGCATCGTTTCGCCAGACGAGGCCGCCTCCGTCTACGAAGTCAGCCTAGCACTTTGCTCCCTGGCAATGACGTTGGACGTGTGCTGCTGCCTCGTCTGCGCCACCCAGCTCCTCTTCGCCGCCCGCCTGATAACAGCCTCGACCTGCTCATCATCAAATTCAAGTCGAGATCG GATCAAAAAGTTCTTGAGGGACTCGGCCGTCACTCGCATTTGCGCCGTGGCTGGATTTTTCGTCTCGATCCCCGTCTTTCTCACAG ACATCGTCCTCTACACCATCCTTCAGTTCCCTTCGACTCCCGCCATCACTACAAGTATAGTGATCAGCGTGGGAATCGTACTTTGCGGCTGTGCCATGCTTCACAACATCGTAGTCTGGCAGAGG TACAAGGGCTCGTCTACGATGTTGCCCGATCTGTCGGGAATTGAAAAGCATCCAGATGCGCCCAACGGAAGGATCATGTCACCTGCTCAAATGCCAACAGCCACTTTAGATTTAAGTGCAGCACTGAATGGCAATGCCAATTTGAGCAGTCACATGCTCGAGCTTTCAACTCTtgtctga
- the LOC130686620 gene encoding collagen and calcium-binding EGF domain-containing protein 1-like isoform X2: MSSQEFLLTILFLTSNWANGEFVNDDGFYLADDLSDLDALQAVRPSPIQCPSEDVIVQRYRCHDKETDGWKDCFQRSCCQNYTFIAGRCVAADKDPCTLDLCEQKCSVFFGRVICTCFAGYKFNAENQKNGIRPYCIDIDECDEDNGSCEQECFNTPGSFQCRCASGFSLRDDGRTCQPESDTSAAASVVDGNSTVTQATVISESVNETMLRCQASCDHVTKMEQKMKRLEEKITAMSTAIKLYSFASGPPGPEGPPGPEGPPGPRGFPGPNGAPGSPGPIGRPGKNGIAQSQALEPDDLPLDSYTLITSGPKDQGPPSKFCRCKRGPIGPAGPVGQTGERGLRGEPGIRGEKGEPGNFEHLLILLADIRFDIKALQEKVFVDEAPPLMDLHEAIRLELSAIRP, from the exons ATGTCTAGCCAAGA GTTTCTCTTGACAATCCTCTTCCTAACATCGAACTGGGCTAACGGTGAATTCGTTAACGATGATGGATTCTACTTAGCAGACGATTTGTCCGATTTAGATGCCCTGCAGGCTGTTAG ACCGAGCCCCATTCAATGTCCGTCTGAGGATGTCATCGTGCAACGTTATCGCTGTCacg ACAAGGAAACGGACGGTTGGAAAGATTGTTTTCAACGCAGTTGTTGCCAAAATTACACGTTTATAGCCGGCCGTTGTGTAGCGGCCGATAAGGACCCCTGCACGCTGGACTTGTGCG AACAAAAATGTTCCGTTTTCTTCGGTCGGGTCATCTGCACCTGTTTCGCTGGTTACAAGTTCAACGCCGAGAATCAAAAGAACGGAATACGACCCTACTGCATCg ACATTGACGAATGCGACGAGGATAACGGCAGTTGTGAACAAGAATGTTTCAACACTCCCGGCTCATTCCAGTGCCGGTGTGCGAGCGGGTTCTCATTACGCGACGACGGCCGTACTTGCCAACCGGAAAGTGATACGTCTGCCGCCGCCTCTGTCGTAGATGGCAATTCGACCGTGACGCAGGCGACAGTGATTAGCGAGTCCGTGAACGAAACAATGCTCCGCTGTCAAGCGTCTTGTGACCACGTCACTAAAATGgaacagaaaatgaaacgacTGGAAGAGAAAATCACAGCCATGAGCACGGCTATCAAATTATACAGCTTTGCTTCCGGACCTCCAGGCCCAGAAG GACCACCGGGACCTGAGGGGCCACCAGGACCAAGAGG GTTCCCTGGACCTAATGGAGCACCTGGAAGTCCTGGACCGATAGGACGACCGGGTAAAAATGGGATAGCCCAATCGCAGGCTTTGGAACCGGACGACCTACCTTTAGATTCGTATACACTAATCACCAGCGGACCCAAAGATCAAGGACCACCCAGTAAATTCTGTCGTTGCAAACGAGGACCcatc GGACCTGCTGGGCCAGTTGGGCAGACTGGAGAGCGCGGTCTTCGTGGCGAGCCGGGAATACGAGGTGAAAAGGGCGAACCCGGCAATTTTGAACATCTTCTCATACTGCTAGCGGACATTAGATTCGATATTAAAGCACTCCAAGAAAAAGTGTTTGTCGACGAAGC ACCACCTCTGATGGATCTACACGAGGCTATTCGATTGGAACTATCAGCCATACGCCCATAA
- the LOC130686620 gene encoding collagen and calcium-binding EGF domain-containing protein 1-like isoform X1, whose protein sequence is MCLLQTNLILYRFLLTILFLTSNWANGEFVNDDGFYLADDLSDLDALQAVRPSPIQCPSEDVIVQRYRCHDKETDGWKDCFQRSCCQNYTFIAGRCVAADKDPCTLDLCEQKCSVFFGRVICTCFAGYKFNAENQKNGIRPYCIDIDECDEDNGSCEQECFNTPGSFQCRCASGFSLRDDGRTCQPESDTSAAASVVDGNSTVTQATVISESVNETMLRCQASCDHVTKMEQKMKRLEEKITAMSTAIKLYSFASGPPGPEGPPGPEGPPGPRGFPGPNGAPGSPGPIGRPGKNGIAQSQALEPDDLPLDSYTLITSGPKDQGPPSKFCRCKRGPIGPAGPVGQTGERGLRGEPGIRGEKGEPGNFEHLLILLADIRFDIKALQEKVFVDEAPPLMDLHEAIRLELSAIRP, encoded by the exons ATGTGTTTGTTGCAAACTAATTTGATTCTCTACAGGTTTCTCTTGACAATCCTCTTCCTAACATCGAACTGGGCTAACGGTGAATTCGTTAACGATGATGGATTCTACTTAGCAGACGATTTGTCCGATTTAGATGCCCTGCAGGCTGTTAG ACCGAGCCCCATTCAATGTCCGTCTGAGGATGTCATCGTGCAACGTTATCGCTGTCacg ACAAGGAAACGGACGGTTGGAAAGATTGTTTTCAACGCAGTTGTTGCCAAAATTACACGTTTATAGCCGGCCGTTGTGTAGCGGCCGATAAGGACCCCTGCACGCTGGACTTGTGCG AACAAAAATGTTCCGTTTTCTTCGGTCGGGTCATCTGCACCTGTTTCGCTGGTTACAAGTTCAACGCCGAGAATCAAAAGAACGGAATACGACCCTACTGCATCg ACATTGACGAATGCGACGAGGATAACGGCAGTTGTGAACAAGAATGTTTCAACACTCCCGGCTCATTCCAGTGCCGGTGTGCGAGCGGGTTCTCATTACGCGACGACGGCCGTACTTGCCAACCGGAAAGTGATACGTCTGCCGCCGCCTCTGTCGTAGATGGCAATTCGACCGTGACGCAGGCGACAGTGATTAGCGAGTCCGTGAACGAAACAATGCTCCGCTGTCAAGCGTCTTGTGACCACGTCACTAAAATGgaacagaaaatgaaacgacTGGAAGAGAAAATCACAGCCATGAGCACGGCTATCAAATTATACAGCTTTGCTTCCGGACCTCCAGGCCCAGAAG GACCACCGGGACCTGAGGGGCCACCAGGACCAAGAGG GTTCCCTGGACCTAATGGAGCACCTGGAAGTCCTGGACCGATAGGACGACCGGGTAAAAATGGGATAGCCCAATCGCAGGCTTTGGAACCGGACGACCTACCTTTAGATTCGTATACACTAATCACCAGCGGACCCAAAGATCAAGGACCACCCAGTAAATTCTGTCGTTGCAAACGAGGACCcatc GGACCTGCTGGGCCAGTTGGGCAGACTGGAGAGCGCGGTCTTCGTGGCGAGCCGGGAATACGAGGTGAAAAGGGCGAACCCGGCAATTTTGAACATCTTCTCATACTGCTAGCGGACATTAGATTCGATATTAAAGCACTCCAAGAAAAAGTGTTTGTCGACGAAGC ACCACCTCTGATGGATCTACACGAGGCTATTCGATTGGAACTATCAGCCATACGCCCATAA
- the LOC130686679 gene encoding uncharacterized protein LOC130686679 — MSYPPMNDAVLAGVPRLLDDLQKLLETHDHADILFLVGREETAFYAHRLLLNARCKTATFLKRAVLPGSSTQTIRLPNHKPDNFKLALVYLYTGKVLLDDQNVFEMWTLCQDLNLEELRLFCEDHITRSLNVDNACALLASALAKEDQLIQRNNTSSPSFVERCVHFIGDNAIECFQTTAFLRLSKDALICLVSSDHLALEEVEIWRAVLNWARHQANVSQSNTQLWNEDERQRVCQSLGGVINHVRLLLIDSQVFAEEVEPTGAVPMEVSLERYRLAALPAKFREQQQQLPQQPVNHEDKRLQPRVPTKAFANSQILNRDRVSLQNVLNQWYSNSHSTLSSVTWKLVFRASQYDFSASEFHRICDGLAPLYVIILGPKGEVCGGFTDVPWTLPPASQPVVSNKGRYIASDRAFLFTLVDGHGHVSPQRFDITKKTFGICYHLECGPIFGAGADLYVSDQCHVNMDSYSNLPHSYDGEDASPDSLMGDYNFSILEYEVYTPALK, encoded by the exons atgtctTACCCGCCGATGAATGATGCCGTCCTAGCAGGAGTCCCGCGTCTGTTGGATGATTTACAGAAGCTGTTGGAAACGCACGATCACGCAGACATCCTCTTTCTAGTGGGCCGGGAGGAAACGGCGTTCTACGCTCATCGCCTGTTGCTCAACGCTCG GTGTAAGACTGCCACTTTTCTCAAGAGGGCTGTGCTGCCGGGATCTTCTACGCAAACCATTAGATTGCCCAATCACAAGCCAGACAACTTTAAATTGGCTCTCGTCTATCTCTACACTGGCAAAGTTCTCCTGGATGACCAAAATGTCTTTGAGATGTGGACATTGTGTCAGGATTTGAACCTGGAAGAACTCAGGCTGTTTTGTGAGGATCACATCACCAGAAGCCTAAATGTGGACAATGCCTGCGCTTTGCTGGCTTCAGCTTTGGCCAAAGAGGATCAGCTAATCCAGAGGAACAACACTTCCAGCCCAAGTTTCGTGGAGCGTTGTGTCCATTTTATTGGTGACAATGCTATCGAGTGCTTTCAAACTACTGCCTTCTTGAGGTTATCGAAAGATGCCCTCATTTGCTTGGTTTCTTCTGACCATTTAGCTTTGGAGGAGGTTGAAATTTGGCGAGCAGTGCTGAACTGGGCAAGGCATCAG GCCAATGTTTCTCAGTCGAATACTCAATTGTGGAATGAGGACGAACGTCAGCGCGTTTGTCAGTCTTTGGGAGGTGTCATCAATCATGTCAGGCTTCTGTTGATCGACAGCCAAGTCTTTGCCGAGGAAGTCGAACCGACAGGAGCCGTCCCAATGGAAGTCTCCCTCGAACGATACAGACTAGCGGCTTTGCCAGCGAAATTCCGcgaacagcaacagcagctgCCTCAACAACCCGTCAACCATGAAGATAAACGACTTCAACCGCGCGTGCCCACCAAAGCCTTTGCTAATTCGCAGATTCTCAACCGAGATCGCGTTTCTTTGCAAAACGTGCTGAATCAATGGTACTCGAACTCGCATTCAACCCTCTCGAGTGTCACCTGGAAACTTGTCTTTCGTGCGTCGCAGTACGACTTTTCCGCTTCCGAATTCCATCGCATCTGCGACGGCTTGGCACCTCTCTACGTCATCATTCTCGGACCCAAGGGCGAG gtCTGTGGTGGATTCACCGATGTTCCCTGGACTCTTCCACCGGCCAGTCAACCCGTTGTGAGCAACAAAGGACGTTACATCGCATCGGATAGAGCCTTCCTCTTTACTCTAGTGGATGGGCATGGTCACGTGTCTCCGCAGCGATTCGACATCACGAAAAAGACATTCGGCATTTGTTACCACCTCGAATGCGGGCCCATTTTTGGAGCAGGTGCTGACCTCTATGTCTCGGATCAATGTCATGTCAACATGGATTCGTACTCGAATTTGCCACATTCCTATGACGGTGAAGACGCTTCCCCCGACTCGCTCATGGGCGATTATAACTTTTCCATTCTTGAATACGAAGTCTACACTCCTGCGTTGAAATGA